A genome region from Methylohalobius crimeensis 10Ki includes the following:
- the rpsM gene encoding 30S ribosomal protein S13 — translation MARIAGVNIPVHKHVVISFTSIYGIGRSRAKEICETVQIDPATKVKDLTEEQVDRIRSEVGKYIVEGDLRREVSMNIKRLMDLGCYRGFRHRRGLPVRGQRTRTNARTRKGPRRPVRK, via the coding sequence ATGGCGCGTATCGCTGGAGTCAATATCCCGGTTCATAAGCATGTCGTCATTTCGTTCACGTCCATTTATGGTATCGGCCGTTCTCGGGCAAAAGAAATTTGCGAGACGGTCCAAATCGACCCGGCCACCAAGGTAAAGGATTTGACGGAAGAACAAGTCGATCGGATCCGGTCCGAGGTGGGCAAATACATTGTTGAAGGGGATTTGCGACGCGAAGTCTCCATGAATATTAAACGTTTGATGGATCTCGGTTGTTACCGCGGCTTTCGCCATCGGCGTGGGTTGCCGGTAAGAGGCCAGAGAACCCGCACCAATGCGAGGACTCGTAAGGGTCCGCGGCGGCCCGTGCGCAAATAA
- the cysB gene encoding HTH-type transcriptional regulator CysB, whose protein sequence is MKLQQLRYIWEIAHHGLNVSATAESLFTSQPGISKQIRLFEDELGIPIFVRNGKQLTEITPAGQLIVALAGEILNKTENIKQIAQEYRDERSGSLTIATTHTQARYALPRVVDRFMARYPKVTLTMHQGTPMLISDLVSRGVVDLAIATEALELFDNLIMLPCYQWNRCILVPKDHPLTEKEPLTLQDVAEWPLITYVFGFTGRSRLDEAFTQQGLQPRLALTAVDADVIKTYVRLGLGVGIVARMAYDPATDSDLVALEAGHLFGPSVTKIGLRKDKFLRGYIYDFIELFAPHLTRDRVEQAMKIKDKRDIDALFEGIGLPCH, encoded by the coding sequence ATGAAACTACAGCAGCTCCGTTATATATGGGAGATCGCTCATCACGGGCTCAATGTCTCTGCGACAGCGGAGAGCCTGTTTACTTCTCAACCTGGAATCAGCAAGCAGATCCGTTTGTTCGAAGACGAGCTGGGTATTCCCATTTTTGTGCGTAACGGGAAGCAGTTGACCGAGATTACGCCGGCGGGCCAGTTGATCGTGGCGTTGGCCGGAGAGATTCTGAATAAAACCGAGAATATTAAACAAATTGCCCAGGAATATCGGGACGAACGCTCCGGTTCTCTCACCATCGCCACCACGCATACTCAGGCCCGCTATGCATTGCCCCGGGTGGTCGATCGTTTCATGGCGCGCTATCCAAAAGTCACTTTGACGATGCACCAGGGCACGCCCATGCTGATTTCCGACTTGGTTTCTCGAGGGGTGGTGGATCTCGCCATTGCTACCGAGGCCTTGGAGTTGTTCGATAATTTGATCATGTTGCCCTGCTATCAATGGAACCGCTGCATTTTGGTTCCAAAAGACCATCCTTTGACTGAAAAAGAGCCGCTTACTTTACAGGATGTGGCCGAATGGCCGCTGATCACTTATGTATTCGGCTTCACCGGCCGTTCCAGGCTGGACGAAGCCTTTACCCAGCAGGGGTTGCAGCCCCGCTTGGCGTTGACCGCCGTGGACGCCGATGTGATCAAAACCTATGTGCGTTTGGGCTTGGGGGTGGGGATCGTTGCCCGGATGGCATACGATCCCGCGACCGATTCGGACCTGGTGGCGCTGGAAGCCGGCCATTTATTCGGACCCAGCGTGACCAAAATCGGTTTACGAAAAGATAAGTTCCTACGCGGCTATATCTATGACTTTATCGAGCTGTTCGCTCCCCATTTGACTCGAGACAGGGTGGAACAGGCGATGAAAATCAAGGACAAGCGCGATATCGACGCTTTGTTCGAAGGGATCGGTCTGCCCTGCCATTAA
- the fdxA gene encoding ferredoxin FdxA, translated as MTFVITENCINCKYTDCVDVCPVDCFHEGPNMLVIDPDECIDCTLCEPECPVNAIYSEDEVPEEQQTFIQLNAELANQWPVITEVKSPLPDAEEWNDKPDKLTLLKKEW; from the coding sequence ATGACGTTTGTGATTACCGAAAACTGCATCAACTGTAAATATACCGATTGCGTCGATGTCTGCCCTGTCGATTGCTTCCACGAAGGCCCGAACATGCTCGTGATCGATCCGGACGAGTGCATCGATTGCACCCTATGCGAACCCGAATGCCCGGTCAATGCGATTTATTCGGAAGACGAAGTGCCGGAAGAACAACAAACGTTTATTCAGTTGAATGCCGAATTGGCCAATCAATGGCCTGTCATTACCGAGGTGAAAAGTCCGCTTCCCGACGCGGAGGAATGGAATGACAAACCGGATAAGCTCACGTTGTTGAAAAAAGAATGGTGA
- the gshA gene encoding glutamate--cysteine ligase: MNAGHFIERLEQIARSANASSLSRGLKGLEKESLRITTDGRIAQSPHPKSLGSALTHPHITTDYSEALLELITPPEAESRSTLDFLDAIHRFVHQRLASNEIALATSMPCGFEHDDDIPIARYGTSNIGRMKYVYRMGLAYRYGRAMQAIAGLHFNYSLPEGLWPILQEAWEDTRPLRSFQSDTYFSLIRNLQRYGWLLLYLFGASPAVCKAFLACRGEVPPEFVELSPNTYCLPYATSLRMSDIGYKNQTQSNLYISCNNLEEYVASLCHAVETPHPPYQAIGVKVGNEYRQLNANILQIENEYYSSVRPKQIAERGEKPTIALKRRGVRYVEVRALDLNPYEPLGIDLEQIHFLEAFLLYCLLQDSPPLSREENQTIQANLLATAQRGRDPALTLSRNGDTIALRQWAESISKEMEPLCQLLDASLPTNRYQTALAQQQARIEDANLTPSARILSELRANEESFAAFALRRSTQHAAHFRDSPLQGERLLQFEHLSRQSMQEQYRVEAEDRMNFDDFLEHYFSQTCQDTT, translated from the coding sequence TTGAATGCCGGCCATTTCATCGAACGCCTTGAGCAGATCGCACGCTCGGCAAACGCTTCATCGCTCTCTCGGGGTCTTAAAGGTCTGGAGAAAGAGAGCCTACGGATTACCACCGACGGTCGCATCGCTCAGAGCCCGCACCCCAAGTCTCTGGGCTCTGCCCTGACGCACCCCCACATCACCACCGACTATTCCGAAGCGTTACTGGAACTCATTACCCCGCCCGAAGCCGAAAGCCGGTCGACCTTGGATTTTTTGGACGCCATCCATCGTTTCGTCCATCAGCGATTGGCCTCGAATGAAATCGCCCTTGCCACGAGCATGCCCTGCGGCTTCGAGCACGATGACGATATCCCCATCGCCCGCTATGGCACGTCCAACATCGGCCGCATGAAATACGTCTACCGGATGGGGCTGGCTTATCGTTACGGCCGCGCCATGCAAGCGATTGCGGGCCTCCACTTCAACTACTCCCTGCCTGAAGGCTTATGGCCCATTTTGCAGGAAGCATGGGAAGATACCCGCCCCTTGCGAAGCTTTCAGTCCGACACCTACTTTTCCTTGATCCGCAACTTGCAACGCTACGGCTGGTTGCTACTCTATTTGTTCGGTGCCTCTCCCGCGGTATGCAAAGCTTTTTTGGCTTGTCGAGGGGAAGTGCCGCCGGAATTCGTCGAATTGAGCCCGAACACCTATTGCCTCCCTTACGCTACGTCGCTCCGAATGAGCGACATCGGTTACAAAAACCAAACCCAATCCAACCTTTACATATCTTGCAATAACCTCGAGGAATACGTTGCAAGCCTCTGTCACGCGGTCGAGACCCCCCACCCCCCTTATCAGGCCATTGGCGTCAAGGTCGGCAATGAATACCGCCAGCTCAACGCCAATATCCTTCAAATAGAAAACGAATATTACAGCTCGGTTCGGCCCAAACAAATCGCCGAGCGGGGGGAAAAACCCACAATCGCTTTGAAACGAAGAGGCGTCCGGTATGTGGAAGTGCGGGCCCTCGATCTGAATCCCTATGAACCGCTGGGGATCGACCTCGAGCAGATTCATTTTCTGGAAGCCTTCTTATTGTATTGCCTGCTCCAAGACAGCCCTCCCCTAAGCCGCGAGGAAAATCAGACGATCCAGGCCAATCTGCTCGCCACCGCCCAACGCGGCCGGGATCCGGCACTAACTCTCAGCCGAAACGGCGATACCATCGCCCTGCGCCAATGGGCCGAATCCATAAGCAAGGAGATGGAACCTCTATGCCAATTATTGGACGCCTCCTTGCCGACCAATCGCTACCAAACCGCCCTGGCGCAGCAGCAGGCCCGGATCGAGGACGCCAACCTAACCCCTTCGGCGAGAATTTTGTCGGAATTACGTGCCAACGAAGAATCTTTCGCCGCCTTCGCTCTACGTCGCTCCACGCAACACGCCGCTCATTTCCGTGACAGCCCCCTCCAAGGCGAGCGCTTGCTTCAGTTCGAACACCTTTCCCGGCAATCCATGCAGGAACAATACCGCGTGGAAGCCGAGGATCGAATGAATTTCGATGATTTTTTGGAACACTATTTCAGCCAAACTTGTCAAGATACTACATGA
- a CDS encoding DNA-directed RNA polymerase subunit alpha, with the protein MLDVLLNSHKPRIVSIETEADQHRSKIAIEPLERGYGHTLGNALRRVLLSSISGCAVTDVRIEGVLHEYMSIEGVQEDVVDILLNLKQLAVVLYEGESAELKLTKKGPGPVLASDISVSHDVDVINKDLVIAHLTDVGELNMTLRVARGRGYQPAAEMRTEQDQSIGVLRLDASFSPIRKVAYRVENTRVDQRTDLDRLVLELETNGTVDPEDCIKRAAKILRDHLTIFVDLQEEQREEPEEKGPKFAPILLRPVDDLELTVRSANCLKAENIFYIGDLVQRTEVELLKTPNLGKKSLTEIKDVLASKGLSLGMRLEGWPPEDLKRPEESRKEDKVKAS; encoded by the coding sequence ATGCTTGATGTTTTATTAAATTCCCATAAACCTCGTATCGTTAGCATTGAAACGGAAGCGGATCAACATCGCTCCAAGATTGCGATTGAGCCGCTTGAGCGTGGATACGGGCATACTCTCGGGAATGCTCTGCGTCGGGTGCTTCTGTCCTCGATTTCAGGTTGTGCGGTCACCGATGTCCGAATCGAGGGGGTTTTGCACGAATACATGTCGATTGAAGGCGTACAGGAGGATGTGGTCGACATTCTGCTGAACCTCAAACAATTGGCGGTCGTGCTGTACGAAGGTGAGTCGGCGGAATTGAAACTGACCAAAAAAGGTCCCGGACCGGTATTGGCCAGTGATATCAGCGTCAGTCACGATGTGGATGTCATCAACAAGGATTTGGTGATCGCTCATCTGACCGATGTGGGCGAACTGAATATGACCCTCAGGGTGGCGCGGGGTCGCGGATATCAGCCGGCTGCGGAAATGCGTACCGAGCAGGATCAGTCGATTGGCGTATTGCGCTTGGATGCTTCCTTTAGTCCGATTCGCAAAGTGGCCTACCGAGTCGAGAACACCCGTGTAGACCAGCGCACCGACTTGGATCGCTTGGTGCTTGAGCTGGAAACCAATGGTACGGTGGATCCGGAGGATTGCATCAAGCGTGCGGCCAAGATCCTACGCGATCATCTGACCATCTTTGTGGATTTGCAGGAAGAACAACGGGAAGAACCGGAAGAAAAAGGCCCGAAATTCGCGCCGATTTTGTTGCGTCCGGTGGATGATCTTGAATTGACTGTGCGTTCAGCCAATTGTTTGAAAGCAGAAAATATCTTTTACATTGGCGATCTGGTACAGCGGACTGAAGTTGAGCTGCTTAAAACCCCCAACCTGGGTAAAAAGTCTTTGACTGAAATCAAGGATGTATTGGCTTCCAAAGGTCTGTCCTTGGGGATGCGGTTGGAAGGCTGGCCGCCGGAAGATCTGAAGCGGCCGGAGGAAAGCAGGAAAGAAGACAAAGTGAAGGCATCTTAA
- the rpsK gene encoding 30S ribosomal protein S11, producing the protein MAAPSRSRKKIRKEISDGIAHIHASFNNTIITITDRKGNALAWASAGGSGFRGSRKSTPFAAQVAAERAGNVVKEYGMRNLDVQVKGPGPGRESAVRALHNLGFRVVQLSDVTPIPHNGCRPPKKRRV; encoded by the coding sequence ATGGCGGCCCCGAGTCGTAGTCGAAAGAAGATTCGCAAGGAAATTTCCGACGGGATTGCGCATATCCACGCATCCTTTAACAACACGATTATCACCATCACCGACCGCAAAGGAAATGCATTGGCCTGGGCTTCCGCGGGAGGCAGCGGATTTCGAGGTTCCCGCAAGAGCACCCCTTTTGCCGCGCAGGTGGCGGCGGAGCGGGCCGGCAACGTGGTGAAGGAATACGGCATGCGGAATTTGGATGTCCAGGTGAAGGGGCCGGGTCCGGGCCGCGAATCGGCGGTACGTGCACTGCACAATCTGGGGTTTCGGGTCGTGCAGCTTTCCGACGTCACCCCGATCCCCCATAACGGATGCCGTCCGCCTAAAAAACGCCGCGTGTAA
- the epmB gene encoding EF-P beta-lysylation protein EpmB produces the protein MNPIIPQAPPLSAWQRELAEGFRSPAELLDFLELPRHAFDAEAAAAFPFRVPREFAARMHPGDPDDPLLRQVLPCAEETHHTPGFVSDPVGDNQAKSAPGVLHKYHGRLLLVTTGACAIHCRYCFRREFPYQNDQLTPSRWQPALQYIRNQPAVTEIILSGGDPLMLSNARLAQLIEALAAIPHLRRIRLHSRLPIVLPSRIEPQLLEVLTGSRLDCVMVVHANHPNEIDDRVAQHIHQLRRRLIPVFNQSTLLRGINDDIESLVALQEALFEAGILPYYLHLLDRARGTAHFEVPETTAKSLHEQLRRRLPGYLVPRLVFEQAGAPYKIYL, from the coding sequence GTGAATCCCATTATACCGCAAGCCCCCCCCCTCTCCGCTTGGCAACGGGAATTGGCGGAAGGGTTCCGTTCACCCGCCGAATTGCTCGACTTCCTCGAACTGCCCCGGCACGCGTTCGACGCGGAGGCGGCGGCCGCTTTCCCTTTCCGCGTCCCGCGAGAGTTCGCGGCGCGCATGCATCCCGGCGATCCCGACGACCCTTTATTGCGCCAAGTCCTGCCTTGCGCCGAAGAAACCCATCACACGCCCGGATTCGTCAGCGATCCGGTCGGCGACAACCAAGCCAAGTCGGCACCGGGTGTCCTGCACAAATATCATGGCCGGCTGCTTCTCGTTACCACGGGCGCCTGTGCCATTCACTGCCGCTATTGTTTCCGGCGCGAATTCCCTTACCAGAACGATCAACTCACGCCCAGCCGCTGGCAACCGGCGCTGCAATACATCCGCAACCAACCTGCGGTCACCGAGATTATCCTGAGCGGGGGCGATCCTTTGATGCTGAGCAATGCCCGTTTGGCCCAATTGATCGAAGCTTTGGCCGCTATTCCCCACCTGCGTCGAATTCGCCTTCACAGCCGCTTGCCGATCGTCCTGCCCAGCAGGATAGAGCCGCAATTGTTGGAAGTTTTAACCGGATCTCGTCTGGATTGCGTAATGGTCGTCCACGCCAATCATCCCAACGAAATCGACGACCGGGTGGCGCAACACATTCACCAGCTCCGCCGCCGTCTCATCCCCGTGTTCAACCAAAGCACCTTGCTGCGGGGAATCAACGATGACATAGAATCTTTGGTTGCCCTGCAAGAGGCCCTGTTCGAAGCCGGCATCCTACCTTATTATTTACATTTGCTCGACCGCGCTCGCGGCACGGCGCATTTTGAAGTCCCCGAAACAACGGCCAAATCCCTCCACGAACAGCTGCGACGCCGCCTGCCCGGTTACCTTGTCCCGCGCCTAGTCTTCGAACAAGCGGGCGCCCCCTATAAAATATACTTATAA
- the secY gene encoding preprotein translocase subunit SecY, with protein MLGRFGQLTELRQRLLFLLGALVVYRLGAHIPVPGIDPKALAMMFEQQGGSILDMFNMFSGGALKRLSIFALGIMPYISASIIIQLMTVVVPKLEQLKKEGESGRRKITQYTRYATVFLATFQSVGVAIALQNQTAGGLPVVINPGPQFVFITAVTLVTGTVFLMWLGEQVTERGIGNGISMIIFAGIVAGLPSAVGGTLELARTGEMTPLTVVILFALALAVTAFVVFVEKGQRRIPIHYAKRQVGRQVYGGQRSFLPLKLNMAGVIPPIFASSIILFPATVASWFANAKGMGWLQDVATALSPGQPLYILCYSAAIIFFCFFYTAVVFNSKETAENLKKSGAFVPGIRPGIHTARYIDSVMTRLTMIGAIYITLVCLLPNFLILYWNVPFYFGGTSLLIIVVVVMDFMAQLQTHLMSGQYESLMRKANLKGKGAPSTGFTR; from the coding sequence ATGCTGGGACGATTCGGCCAGTTGACGGAACTCCGCCAGCGGCTGCTCTTCTTATTGGGCGCCTTGGTGGTTTATCGTCTCGGGGCGCACATTCCGGTGCCGGGGATTGATCCTAAAGCACTGGCGATGATGTTCGAGCAGCAAGGCGGTTCGATTCTGGACATGTTTAACATGTTCTCCGGCGGTGCCTTGAAGCGCTTGAGTATCTTCGCTTTAGGGATTATGCCGTATATCTCGGCGTCGATCATTATTCAGCTGATGACCGTGGTGGTCCCTAAGTTGGAACAGCTGAAGAAGGAAGGCGAATCGGGCCGGCGCAAGATCACCCAATATACCCGTTATGCCACGGTATTCCTGGCAACCTTTCAATCCGTCGGGGTTGCCATCGCGCTGCAAAACCAAACTGCGGGCGGTTTGCCCGTAGTGATCAATCCGGGCCCTCAGTTTGTATTTATTACGGCGGTCACCTTGGTGACCGGTACGGTATTTCTGATGTGGCTGGGTGAACAAGTCACCGAGCGGGGCATCGGCAACGGCATCTCCATGATTATCTTTGCAGGGATCGTGGCCGGATTGCCGTCGGCGGTGGGCGGCACCTTGGAGCTGGCCAGAACGGGTGAAATGACGCCCCTCACGGTCGTGATTTTATTTGCCCTGGCATTGGCGGTGACCGCCTTCGTGGTGTTTGTGGAAAAAGGCCAACGGCGGATTCCCATTCACTACGCCAAGCGACAGGTGGGCCGTCAGGTGTACGGTGGGCAGCGGAGCTTTTTGCCGCTTAAGCTCAATATGGCCGGGGTGATTCCACCGATTTTCGCATCGAGCATCATTCTGTTTCCCGCCACGGTGGCCAGTTGGTTCGCCAACGCGAAGGGCATGGGGTGGCTTCAGGACGTGGCCACGGCGTTGTCGCCGGGACAACCGTTGTATATTCTTTGCTATTCGGCGGCGATCATATTTTTCTGTTTTTTCTATACTGCGGTGGTTTTTAATTCGAAGGAAACGGCCGAGAATCTGAAAAAATCCGGTGCCTTTGTTCCCGGAATCAGACCGGGCATCCATACCGCACGCTACATCGATTCGGTCATGACCCGATTGACCATGATTGGTGCGATTTACATCACCTTGGTATGTTTGCTGCCCAATTTTTTGATTTTGTATTGGAATGTCCCTTTTTATTTTGGTGGGACTTCGCTTTTGATTATCGTGGTGGTGGTCATGGACTTTATGGCGCAACTGCAAACCCACCTGATGTCGGGGCAGTATGAAAGCCTGATGCGCAAAGCGAACCTGAAGGGCAAAGGGGCCCCTTCCACCGGATTCACCCGCTAA
- the rpmJ gene encoding 50S ribosomal protein L36, with protein sequence MKVQASVKKICRHCKVIRRNGVVRVICKEPRHKQRQG encoded by the coding sequence ATGAAAGTTCAAGCTTCTGTGAAAAAAATTTGTCGTCACTGTAAAGTGATTCGTCGCAACGGCGTCGTTCGGGTTATATGTAAAGAACCCCGGCACAAGCAACGCCAAGGTTAA
- the rpsD gene encoding 30S ribosomal protein S4: MARYTGPRCKLARREGTDLFLKSRGKSLEGKCKLDQPPGQHGQRRRARLSNYAMQLREKQKIKRIYQVLERQFRNYYKKAARQKGSTGENLLFLLEGRLDNVVYRMGFASTRVEARQLVGHKGILVNDAVVNIPSYQVKPGDVVSVREKAKKQQRVQDALTVAEQYGFPEWVEVDTKNMSGAFKSLPDRADLGSDIQEQLVVELYSK, encoded by the coding sequence ATGGCAAGATATACAGGTCCACGATGCAAATTGGCACGCCGGGAAGGCACCGATCTGTTTCTGAAGAGCCGCGGAAAATCGCTGGAAGGCAAGTGCAAACTGGATCAGCCCCCCGGTCAGCACGGTCAACGGCGCAGAGCGCGTTTGTCCAACTATGCGATGCAGCTCCGGGAAAAGCAAAAAATCAAGCGTATCTATCAAGTGCTTGAACGCCAATTCCGGAATTATTACAAGAAAGCCGCGCGGCAGAAGGGCTCCACTGGCGAGAATCTATTGTTTTTGCTGGAAGGCCGTCTGGATAACGTGGTTTATCGGATGGGCTTTGCTTCCACCCGTGTCGAGGCGCGCCAATTGGTGGGGCATAAAGGAATCCTGGTCAATGACGCGGTGGTGAATATCCCGTCCTATCAGGTGAAACCCGGGGACGTGGTTTCCGTCCGGGAAAAAGCCAAAAAGCAGCAGCGCGTGCAAGATGCTTTGACCGTTGCCGAACAATACGGTTTTCCCGAATGGGTGGAAGTGGATACAAAAAACATGTCGGGCGCATTCAAATCACTGCCTGACCGTGCGGATCTGGGTTCCGACATTCAGGAACAGTTGGTGGTCGAGCTCTATTCCAAGTAA
- a CDS encoding phosphoadenylyl-sulfate reductase: MTHSEFDLKHWQQALSGKGPRPILRTALTHFDHIALAFSGAEDVALIDMACRIRDDISVFTLDTGRLHPETYRFIEQVRERYPIRLDILSPDAEALRELVQNKGLFSFYRDGHQECCHIRKVAPLQRKLATLDAWISGQRRDQNPDTRQRIPEVALDPSFQGKSGSLIKFNPLANWTSEQVWDYLEAFDVPFNELHRRGFRSIGCEPCTRPTLPHQHEREGRWWWEEGAKKECGIHRKPE; encoded by the coding sequence ATGACTCATTCAGAATTCGATCTAAAGCACTGGCAGCAGGCGCTGTCCGGCAAGGGACCGCGCCCTATCCTGCGCACCGCACTGACCCATTTCGACCATATCGCCCTGGCCTTCAGCGGCGCCGAAGACGTGGCCTTGATCGACATGGCCTGCCGCATACGGGATGACATCTCGGTATTTACCTTGGATACCGGCCGCCTGCACCCGGAAACCTACCGCTTCATAGAGCAGGTAAGAGAGCGCTATCCCATTCGGCTGGATATTTTATCCCCCGACGCGGAGGCCCTTCGGGAACTGGTTCAAAACAAGGGCTTGTTCAGCTTTTATCGCGACGGTCACCAAGAATGCTGTCATATCCGCAAGGTGGCCCCTCTGCAACGGAAACTCGCCACGTTGGATGCGTGGATCAGCGGTCAGCGCCGCGATCAAAACCCCGACACCCGGCAACGTATTCCGGAGGTGGCGTTGGATCCGAGTTTCCAGGGCAAAAGCGGAAGTTTGATCAAATTCAACCCCCTCGCCAATTGGACTTCGGAGCAGGTTTGGGATTATCTCGAAGCATTCGATGTTCCCTTCAACGAACTCCATCGCCGAGGCTTCCGCAGTATCGGCTGCGAACCATGCACCCGCCCCACCCTCCCGCATCAACACGAACGCGAGGGCCGTTGGTGGTGGGAAGAAGGCGCTAAAAAAGAATGCGGTATTCACCGCAAACCGGAATAG
- the rplQ gene encoding 50S ribosomal protein L17, translating to MRHRKAGKHLNRTSSHRRSMFRNMAASLFRHELIKTTLPKAKELRRVAEPLITLAKEDSTARRRLAFSRLRDKECVTKLFGELGPRYQTRPGGYIRILKCGHRPGDAAPMAYVELVDRPVGGDLQEQE from the coding sequence ATGCGTCATCGTAAAGCGGGAAAACATTTAAATCGTACTAGCAGTCACCGGCGTTCTATGTTTCGTAATATGGCTGCTTCCTTGTTTCGGCATGAACTGATTAAGACTACTTTGCCGAAAGCCAAGGAATTGCGCAGGGTCGCCGAACCTTTGATTACCTTGGCCAAGGAGGATAGCACCGCCCGGCGCCGATTGGCGTTTTCCAGATTGCGGGATAAAGAATGCGTAACCAAGTTGTTCGGCGAGTTGGGGCCGCGTTATCAAACGCGCCCCGGGGGCTATATTCGCATCTTGAAATGCGGCCATCGGCCCGGAGACGCGGCACCCATGGCTTATGTCGAATTGGTGGATCGGCCTGTTGGCGGGGATCTGCAAGAGCAAGAATAA
- the rplO gene encoding 50S ribosomal protein L15, whose amino-acid sequence MYLNTLKPAPGSKKSRKRVGRGIGCTLGKTCGRGHKGQKARSGGYHKVGFEGGQMPLHRRLPKVGFRSRSQRLTDEVRLHELNKLPGDVVDLEALRKANIITSIVKNVKVIASGKVDRPLTVKGLAVTKGARQAIEAAGGKVEDS is encoded by the coding sequence ATGTATCTGAATACGCTCAAACCTGCGCCGGGAAGCAAGAAATCACGCAAGCGGGTAGGCCGAGGAATTGGCTGCACTTTGGGTAAAACTTGCGGGCGCGGTCACAAGGGGCAAAAAGCTCGTTCCGGTGGCTATCATAAAGTGGGCTTCGAAGGCGGCCAAATGCCTTTGCATCGCCGCTTGCCGAAAGTTGGTTTTCGTTCACGCTCTCAACGGCTTACGGATGAAGTGCGCCTTCACGAGCTGAACAAACTGCCCGGTGACGTGGTGGATCTGGAAGCCCTGCGTAAAGCGAACATAATCACTTCCATCGTCAAAAATGTAAAAGTGATTGCTTCGGGGAAAGTGGATCGGCCGTTGACAGTAAAAGGCCTGGCGGTGACGAAGGGCGCCCGCCAAGCGATTGAGGCGGCAGGTGGCAAAGTGGAGGATTCGTGA
- a CDS encoding sulfite exporter TauE/SafE family protein, whose product MEKRQQHLNRFCMDILHILTGAIVGFIIGLTGVGGGSLMTPILILGFQINPAVAVGTDLLYAALAKVNGVFFHHRQRTIDWKVVLRLSCGSLPAALLTLLMLGKLKRLGYDFEHWMTLTLGIMLILTALVVFARQKLLQLLQKGLHRQNPLITQLKRHRGTITILTGVALGFFVTLSSVGAGAVGTAILFLLYPNTRTVMIVGTDLAHAVPLTAIAGIGHWQIGSVDLELLSGLIMGGLPAIYLGSLVGRKLPDRILRPVLAFILLGLGLHFSLRVV is encoded by the coding sequence ATGGAAAAGCGTCAACAACACTTGAACCGATTTTGCATGGATATTCTGCATATTCTAACGGGTGCCATCGTGGGGTTTATCATTGGGTTAACCGGCGTGGGGGGCGGTTCTCTCATGACTCCGATCCTGATCCTGGGATTTCAAATCAACCCCGCGGTGGCAGTAGGTACCGATTTGCTTTATGCCGCTCTCGCTAAAGTCAATGGCGTATTTTTCCACCACCGTCAGCGCACGATCGATTGGAAAGTCGTTCTTAGATTAAGCTGCGGAAGTCTGCCCGCCGCATTACTCACGCTCCTCATGCTCGGCAAATTAAAACGACTGGGATACGATTTCGAACATTGGATGACGCTTACCTTGGGCATCATGCTAATATTAACTGCCTTAGTGGTCTTTGCCCGCCAAAAATTGCTGCAATTATTGCAAAAAGGCTTACATCGACAAAACCCATTGATTACTCAGCTTAAACGCCATCGTGGGACGATTACGATCCTGACGGGAGTGGCGTTAGGTTTTTTTGTCACCCTTTCCTCGGTGGGGGCGGGGGCAGTGGGCACCGCTATTCTATTTTTGCTTTACCCCAACACAAGAACCGTCATGATTGTGGGAACCGACCTCGCCCATGCCGTGCCGCTCACAGCGATTGCCGGGATAGGGCATTGGCAGATCGGGAGCGTCGACCTTGAGCTATTAAGCGGACTAATAATGGGAGGATTGCCAGCCATATACTTGGGAAGCCTGGTGGGTAGAAAACTGCCTGACAGAATCCTACGTCCCGTGCTTGCCTTCATCCTCCTTGGGCTGGGACTACACTTTAGCTTGAGAGTGGTATAA